Proteins from a single region of Gemmatimonadaceae bacterium:
- a CDS encoding transglycosylase SLT domain-containing protein → MKDLSGTYVHRGDVERRARRVRGGLLFVGLGITLMAAVQSWAPGEAGAAPVLTPVNRDSAELTGLQRELEAARGELRVATAHLERWNRIFGYAREYRIASDLSASIYDTAVIEGIDPELAFPLVKLESGFDERATSPVGATGLTQLMLATAREYDKSLTKESLYDRETNLRIGFRYLRSLIKWQRGDVQMALLAYNRGPAAVITARELDLDASNGYDRVLLKGYRGRGVLD, encoded by the coding sequence ATGAAAGATCTGAGCGGAACGTACGTACACCGAGGAGACGTCGAGCGTCGCGCGCGGAGGGTTCGCGGTGGCCTCCTCTTCGTCGGTCTTGGCATCACATTGATGGCGGCGGTGCAGTCCTGGGCACCGGGCGAAGCTGGTGCTGCACCAGTACTTACGCCGGTCAACCGGGATTCGGCGGAGCTCACGGGCCTGCAGCGCGAGCTGGAGGCCGCCCGCGGAGAGCTTCGGGTGGCTACGGCCCACCTTGAGCGGTGGAACCGGATCTTTGGCTATGCCCGCGAGTACCGGATCGCCTCCGACCTTTCGGCGTCGATCTATGACACCGCCGTCATCGAGGGCATCGACCCTGAGCTGGCGTTCCCCTTGGTCAAGCTCGAGAGCGGTTTTGACGAGCGCGCAACCTCTCCGGTCGGCGCGACCGGCCTGACCCAACTCATGCTGGCCACGGCTCGTGAGTACGACAAGTCGCTCACGAAGGAGTCGCTCTACGACCGGGAAACCAACCTTCGGATCGGCTTCAGGTACCTGCGTAGCCTCATCAAGTGGCAGCGCGGCGACGTCCAGATGGCGCTGCTGGCATACAATCGCGGGCCGGCCGCGGTAATCACGGCTCGCGAGCTCGATCTCGATGCTTCCAACGGCTACGACCGCGTGCTGCTCAAGGGGTACCGCGGGCGCGGGGTCCTGGACTAG
- a CDS encoding amidohydrolase family protein: protein MRSRLALLLLVLPLTSAFAQRRDSVLALVGGTIIDGNGGPPLRDATLIVRGDRIAAVGPRATTAVPRGARVIPATGKFITPGFVDGNVHVSIYSGLENFARYQDRFTDVVVEAAQRHLKVGVTTIRDSYGMLEPLRQAREIFRRGEAPGPRLMFAGNIVGWGGPWSFSFTGRPPENLGLLQEQMNDAITRGGGEELVNLEPDSLRSAINRYLDLGVDFLKYGGTSHFGYPVFIGFSERAQQVIVEAVHARGLVAETHSTTPEGLRISLLAGVDLVQHPEVLDVPMSDELVQLFIDRKVVCGMLANTMTGAPWREYASRRAREDSLRRVRRDSVQQLAARQRTEAEQRRDRGDQGLAIRRANAQKLIGAGCITVPATDNYLGLAPEFRRDPKPDWQEPGLGTLAAIEGLVELGMTPMQALTAATRNGAIAAKMLDRFGTLEQGKEADILILGADPLADIRNIRRLEVLIADGAVVDPAALPTRPVWTRAPR from the coding sequence ATGCGTTCCCGACTCGCGTTGCTGCTGCTCGTCCTTCCCCTCACGTCGGCGTTCGCGCAGCGGCGTGACTCCGTGCTCGCCCTGGTCGGCGGGACGATCATCGATGGGAACGGCGGGCCTCCGCTGCGCGACGCCACGCTGATCGTGCGCGGGGACCGGATCGCCGCCGTCGGTCCGCGCGCCACCACCGCCGTGCCGCGCGGCGCCCGCGTGATCCCGGCGACCGGGAAGTTCATCACGCCCGGATTCGTCGACGGCAACGTGCATGTGTCGATCTACAGCGGACTCGAGAACTTTGCCCGCTATCAGGACCGGTTCACCGATGTCGTCGTGGAGGCCGCGCAGCGCCACCTCAAGGTGGGCGTGACCACGATCCGCGATTCGTACGGCATGCTGGAGCCGCTCCGGCAGGCGCGCGAGATCTTCCGGCGCGGCGAGGCGCCCGGACCCCGCCTCATGTTCGCCGGGAACATCGTGGGTTGGGGCGGGCCGTGGTCATTCTCGTTCACCGGCCGACCCCCGGAAAACCTCGGCCTCCTGCAGGAGCAGATGAACGACGCCATCACGCGCGGCGGCGGCGAGGAGCTCGTGAACCTGGAGCCCGATTCCCTGCGCTCCGCCATCAACCGCTACCTCGACCTCGGCGTCGACTTCCTCAAGTACGGCGGCACGTCGCATTTCGGCTATCCGGTGTTCATCGGCTTCTCCGAGCGCGCGCAGCAGGTGATCGTCGAGGCGGTGCATGCGCGCGGACTGGTGGCTGAGACGCATTCCACGACCCCGGAGGGGCTCCGCATCTCGCTCCTCGCCGGTGTGGACCTCGTACAGCACCCCGAGGTGCTCGACGTCCCGATGTCCGATGAGCTCGTGCAGCTCTTCATCGACCGCAAGGTCGTGTGCGGCATGCTGGCCAACACGATGACCGGCGCGCCGTGGCGCGAATACGCGAGCCGCCGCGCCCGCGAGGACTCGCTGCGACGCGTGCGACGTGACAGTGTGCAGCAGCTGGCGGCCCGCCAGCGCACCGAAGCCGAACAGCGCCGCGATCGTGGCGACCAGGGCCTCGCCATCCGTCGTGCCAATGCGCAGAAGCTCATCGGGGCCGGGTGCATCACGGTCCCTGCCACCGACAACTATCTGGGCCTCGCCCCTGAGTTCCGACGCGACCCCAAGCCCGACTGGCAGGAGCCGGGACTCGGTACGCTGGCCGCGATCGAAGGGCTCGTGGAACTGGGCATGACGCCCATGCAGGCGCTGACCGCGGCGACGAGGAACGGCGCCATCGCTGCGAAGATGCTCGACCGCTTCGGCACCCTGGAACAGGGAAAGGAAGCCGACATCCTCATCCTCGGCGCCGACCCGCTGGCCGACATCCGCAACATCCGGCGACTCGAGGTTCTGATCGCCGATGGTGCCGTGGTCGATCCCGCCGCTCTGCCGACGCGGCCCGTGTGGACCAGGGCGCCGCGTTAG
- a CDS encoding ABC transporter permease yields MSAARSLLATRRARVALVVLIAIAAASYAGPLVYTVDPVRMDLALSGAPPSALHPLGADESGRDVLGRLLAGGRVSLAVGLLAMLVALTVGGTVGAIAGYRGGWVDQVLMRFTDSALAIPVLFVVIAVLTFLGPSVPTLVLAIGATSWMGAARVVRGELLVLREQPFVEAARALGCRPGPILVRHLLPHLVPTLLVASAIGVATAILMESTLSFLGLGVQPPAASWGNMLSGAQSYLFTYPRLAIAPGVMILMTVVAVNVLADALAPRRET; encoded by the coding sequence GTGAGCGCCGCCCGGAGCCTGCTGGCCACGCGCCGCGCCCGGGTGGCACTCGTGGTCCTCATCGCCATCGCCGCGGCCTCGTACGCCGGGCCGCTGGTCTACACCGTCGATCCGGTGCGCATGGACCTCGCGCTCTCCGGGGCGCCGCCGAGTGCGCTGCACCCGTTAGGCGCGGATGAGAGCGGCCGTGACGTCCTTGGTCGCCTGCTCGCCGGCGGTCGCGTGTCGCTGGCCGTGGGCCTCCTGGCGATGCTGGTGGCACTCACCGTCGGCGGCACGGTCGGTGCGATCGCCGGGTATCGCGGCGGCTGGGTCGATCAGGTCCTGATGCGCTTCACCGATTCGGCGCTCGCGATTCCGGTGCTGTTCGTGGTGATCGCCGTCCTCACGTTTCTGGGTCCGTCCGTGCCCACGCTGGTGCTCGCGATCGGGGCCACGTCGTGGATGGGCGCCGCACGCGTGGTGCGAGGCGAGCTCCTGGTGCTGCGTGAGCAACCGTTCGTGGAAGCCGCGCGCGCACTCGGCTGCCGACCCGGGCCGATCCTCGTGCGCCATCTGCTGCCCCACCTCGTGCCCACGCTGCTCGTCGCGTCGGCGATCGGCGTCGCAACAGCGATCCTCATGGAGTCCACGCTCTCCTTCCTTGGACTCGGGGTGCAACCCCCCGCGGCCTCGTGGGGCAACATGCTGAGCGGCGCGCAGTCGTACCTGTTCACGTATCCCCGGCTCGCCATCGCCCCTGGCGTGATGATCCTGATGACCGTCGTGGCCGTCAACGTCCTCGCCGACGCCCTGGCCCCGCGCCGTGAGACCTGA
- a CDS encoding peptide ABC transporter substrate-binding protein gives MRRLAGLAVFATIACGGGDAQRAAILRLPLINDPILNPIIAPDIGSVMVNKVLFPGLVRPDEQLRPTPDLALSWESSEDGKAWTFHLRPGVRWHDGQPFSADDVKFTFDQVADVHSGSRLRSDFAAIEGVDVVDSLTVRFRLKAPFAPLLTLLGYNAGILPRHAFAGTALSDATTFNRSTPIGTGPFKVEHVSPGANITLTRNPYWYGDPPALTGLVFKVVPDVNAQVAQLRAGELDLVTIEPANLGSVQDVDGISVREVPVVQHTYVGFNNRLSMFASPRVRRALAYAVNREAIVQGVLKGHADLPRGTIPVALRAFFDSALAPVPHAPDSARALLAAAGWRPGPNGQLQDAAGRPFAFELLTDKGNPAREQAALAVQQDLRAVGITATIRAMEFAALVRDKVLPGTFEAVLIWWTTPGDPDQFAFYASGQDNNNVGWKNRTADSLLAAGRATLDTAQRRSIYSAFQRLERDDPPVLVLFYPREIQAVSSRLTGLPALGVRDALRYSERLRLR, from the coding sequence ATGCGACGCCTCGCGGGCCTTGCCGTCTTCGCGACCATCGCCTGCGGCGGTGGCGACGCGCAACGCGCGGCCATCCTTCGCCTTCCGCTGATCAACGACCCGATCCTCAATCCGATCATCGCGCCGGACATCGGGTCGGTGATGGTGAACAAGGTGCTCTTCCCGGGACTGGTGCGCCCCGATGAACAGCTGCGCCCCACGCCGGACCTCGCCCTGTCCTGGGAGTCGTCGGAGGACGGCAAGGCGTGGACGTTTCACCTGCGACCGGGCGTCCGATGGCACGACGGTCAGCCGTTCAGTGCCGACGACGTGAAGTTCACGTTCGATCAGGTGGCGGACGTGCACTCGGGCTCGCGTCTGCGCTCGGACTTCGCGGCGATCGAAGGGGTCGATGTGGTCGATTCACTGACCGTCCGCTTCCGTCTCAAGGCGCCGTTCGCGCCGCTCCTCACCCTGCTCGGCTACAACGCGGGGATCCTGCCCCGTCACGCGTTCGCGGGCACGGCACTCAGCGACGCGACGACGTTCAATCGCTCGACACCAATCGGCACAGGTCCGTTCAAGGTCGAACACGTGTCACCGGGGGCGAACATCACGCTGACGCGCAACCCGTATTGGTACGGCGATCCCCCGGCCCTCACCGGCCTGGTGTTCAAGGTCGTCCCGGACGTGAACGCCCAGGTCGCGCAGTTGCGCGCCGGCGAACTCGACCTGGTCACCATCGAGCCGGCCAACCTGGGCAGCGTGCAGGACGTGGACGGCATCTCGGTCCGGGAGGTGCCGGTCGTGCAACACACCTATGTCGGTTTCAACAATCGCCTGTCGATGTTCGCCAGTCCGCGTGTCAGGCGCGCGCTGGCGTACGCGGTGAACCGCGAAGCGATCGTGCAGGGCGTCCTCAAGGGCCACGCTGACCTGCCGCGCGGCACGATTCCCGTTGCCCTGCGGGCCTTTTTCGATTCTGCTCTCGCGCCGGTGCCTCATGCGCCGGACTCGGCGCGTGCCCTGCTCGCCGCCGCCGGCTGGCGGCCGGGGCCAAACGGACAACTGCAGGACGCCGCCGGCCGGCCATTCGCGTTCGAGCTGTTGACAGACAAAGGCAATCCGGCTCGCGAGCAGGCCGCGCTCGCCGTGCAGCAAGACCTCCGTGCCGTGGGCATCACCGCGACGATTCGCGCGATGGAGTTCGCCGCGCTCGTCCGCGACAAGGTGTTGCCCGGCACGTTCGAAGCGGTCCTGATCTGGTGGACCACGCCCGGCGATCCGGATCAGTTCGCGTTTTACGCCTCCGGCCAGGACAACAACAACGTGGGGTGGAAGAACCGCACGGCCGACTCGCTGCTCGCCGCCGGCCGCGCGACGCTCGACACCGCGCAGCGCCGATCGATCTACAGCGCATTCCAGCGGCTCGAGCGCGACGACCCGCCCGTGCTCGTGCTCTTCTATCCACGCGAGATCCAGGCCGTGTCCTCGCGCCTGACGGGGCTGCCCGCACTCGGCGTCCGCGACGCGCTCCGCTACAGCGAGCGGCTCCGCCTCCGCTGA
- a CDS encoding M28 family peptidase: protein MPPAIAAAVADVSLTFPWPLIERYSTLRREHPTDVATAADEIVQRLHSQGVPVEVHRPKLFLSLPGQASLRAGAQSFRAKPMAMSVAFPDGVTAPLVHVPARYARNADEMFTKGFVHDTEVDLRGKIVVSEGFGMPGKVAYFEQRGAIGMIAVNPGRNAHWGICTTVWGTPDLRDLPRKPRIAVVAVNNPDGQALIELARTGSSVTLHSEVTEGWFESPVPVVTIPGTEEPGAFVLLHGHYDSWDYGIGDNAVGDATMLEVARVLWQHRADLKRSVRIAWWPGHSTGRYAGSTWFADHFAIDLYEHCIAQVNCDSPGCRWATEYIDVSLMDETEAFCADVIRDIAGKELKGERPHQAGDYSFNNIGISSFFMLLSTMTHEHREQLGYYAVGGCGANIEWHTEEDLLHIADRDVLLTDMRIYLAAVMGAANATVAPFDFRRTLATFRRTLDAYEAPLDGLYDFTAARSAIADLEGALDTLDTHARHVSTLPVTDPRTRRTNRALRRLARLLVPVNYTRGPAFFHDPAETTPALPDLAVALQAPSMTPADRGFLRTHLVRGENRLVAALRDARRTAERAIAG, encoded by the coding sequence CTGCCTCCCGCCATCGCCGCTGCCGTTGCCGACGTTTCCCTCACCTTCCCCTGGCCACTGATCGAGCGATACTCGACGCTGCGTCGTGAACATCCCACCGACGTCGCCACCGCGGCCGACGAGATCGTGCAGCGGCTGCACTCGCAGGGCGTACCGGTGGAGGTTCATCGTCCGAAGCTGTTCCTGAGCCTTCCGGGGCAGGCGTCGCTGCGGGCCGGCGCGCAGAGTTTCCGCGCCAAGCCGATGGCGATGAGCGTTGCGTTCCCCGACGGCGTCACCGCCCCGCTCGTGCACGTTCCTGCTCGTTATGCACGCAACGCCGACGAGATGTTCACGAAGGGCTTTGTGCACGACACCGAGGTCGACCTGCGCGGGAAGATCGTCGTGAGCGAAGGCTTCGGCATGCCGGGCAAGGTCGCGTACTTCGAGCAACGGGGCGCCATCGGCATGATCGCGGTGAATCCCGGCAGGAACGCCCACTGGGGCATCTGCACCACCGTCTGGGGGACGCCGGACCTTCGTGACCTGCCCCGCAAGCCCCGCATCGCGGTGGTCGCGGTGAACAACCCGGACGGCCAGGCGCTGATCGAACTCGCCCGCACCGGATCGAGCGTGACGCTTCACTCCGAAGTCACGGAAGGCTGGTTCGAGTCGCCCGTGCCGGTGGTGACGATCCCGGGCACCGAGGAACCGGGCGCGTTCGTCCTGCTTCACGGCCATTACGACTCCTGGGACTACGGCATCGGGGACAACGCGGTGGGCGACGCGACGATGCTCGAGGTGGCGCGCGTCCTGTGGCAGCACCGGGCAGACCTCAAGCGCTCGGTGCGCATCGCGTGGTGGCCCGGGCACTCCACCGGGCGCTATGCCGGCAGCACGTGGTTTGCCGACCACTTCGCGATCGACCTCTACGAACATTGCATCGCGCAGGTGAACTGCGATTCGCCGGGGTGCCGGTGGGCCACCGAATACATCGACGTCTCGCTCATGGACGAGACCGAAGCGTTCTGCGCCGACGTGATCCGCGACATCGCGGGCAAGGAACTCAAGGGCGAGCGACCGCACCAGGCCGGCGACTACTCGTTCAACAACATCGGCATCTCGTCGTTCTTCATGCTGCTCTCCACGATGACGCACGAACACCGCGAGCAACTCGGCTACTACGCCGTAGGTGGCTGCGGGGCGAACATCGAGTGGCATACGGAAGAGGATCTGCTGCACATCGCCGACCGTGACGTCCTGCTGACCGACATGCGGATCTATCTGGCCGCGGTGATGGGCGCTGCCAACGCGACGGTCGCGCCGTTCGACTTCCGGCGAACGCTCGCCACGTTCCGGCGAACGCTGGATGCCTACGAGGCGCCACTCGACGGCCTCTACGACTTCACCGCCGCGCGTTCCGCGATCGCCGACCTCGAAGGAGCGCTCGATACGCTCGACACCCACGCCCGCCACGTGTCCACGCTCCCGGTCACCGATCCGCGCACGCGCCGCACCAATCGCGCCCTCCGTCGGCTCGCCCGGCTCCTCGTGCCCGTGAACTACACGCGCGGCCCCGCGTTTTTCCATGATCCCGCCGAGACGACGCCAGCGCTTCCCGATCTCGCGGTGGCGTTACAGGCCCCGTCGATGACGCCGGCGGACCGCGGGTTCCTGCGCACGCACCTCGTACGCGGGGAGAACCGGCTCGTCGCCGCGCTTCGCGACGCACGGCGTACGGCAGAGCGGGCGATCGCCGGATGA
- a CDS encoding ABC transporter permease: MMASPGGPSLLADPKLSREERQAIEARLGIDQPATVQYARWLGRAIRGDLGHSFLYQTPTLATISARLPATLTLAGSAILLSLVIGVPLGALGASRPGSLVDRVASTGSVLLLSTPAFWLGIMLILVFAVQLRLLPAGGATTDGGDGALADRVRHLVLPATVLAAAGLAELVRYSRSATRAALAQPFLRVARARGVPVNALLWRHAVPNALITVTSVVGLQLPRLIGGAAITETVFSWPGMGRLGVEAALGRDYPLVMGVTLLVSAAVVVASLVVDVVQMALDPRIRAS; encoded by the coding sequence ATGATGGCGTCGCCCGGCGGCCCGAGCCTGCTCGCCGACCCCAAACTCAGCCGTGAAGAACGCCAGGCCATCGAAGCGCGGCTTGGCATTGACCAGCCCGCGACGGTGCAATACGCGCGCTGGCTCGGCCGCGCCATCCGCGGGGATCTTGGGCACTCCTTTCTCTACCAGACGCCAACGCTCGCGACGATCAGTGCGCGGCTGCCCGCCACACTCACGCTGGCTGGCTCGGCGATCCTGCTCTCCCTTGTCATCGGCGTGCCGCTGGGCGCGCTCGGGGCATCGCGGCCGGGGAGCCTCGTGGACCGCGTCGCCTCGACGGGCAGCGTGCTGCTGCTCTCGACCCCCGCCTTCTGGCTCGGCATCATGCTCATCCTGGTGTTCGCCGTGCAGCTGCGGCTGCTCCCGGCCGGTGGCGCCACCACCGACGGCGGTGACGGTGCCCTGGCTGACCGCGTGCGCCACCTCGTGCTGCCCGCCACGGTGCTGGCGGCCGCCGGCCTCGCCGAGCTCGTCCGCTATAGTCGGTCGGCGACACGCGCCGCCCTGGCACAGCCCTTCCTGCGTGTCGCGCGTGCGCGCGGGGTACCGGTCAACGCGCTCCTCTGGCGCCATGCGGTGCCTAACGCGCTCATCACGGTGACGAGCGTGGTCGGGCTCCAGTTGCCTCGCCTCATCGGCGGTGCCGCGATCACGGAAACCGTGTTCTCCTGGCCCGGCATGGGCCGTCTTGGCGTGGAGGCAGCGCTCGGCAGGGACTATCCACTCGTCATGGGCGTGACGCTGCTCGTGTCGGCGGCCGTCGTCGTGGCAAGTCTTGTGGTCGACGTCGTGCAGATGGCGCTCGATCCGCGCATCCGCGCCTCGTGA
- the moaC gene encoding cyclic pyranopterin monophosphate synthase MoaC translates to MSELSHVDPSGKARMVDVSGKPVTARSARASGCIRMKRETLDAIRGNSLAKGDVLGVARIAGIMAAKKTADLVPLCHQLPLSAVTLDFELDQSLPGVRVVASASTEAQTGVEMEAIVAVSVSLVTLYDMAKGVDKGMEIGEISLIEKRGGKSGDWVRTG, encoded by the coding sequence ATGTCCGAACTCTCACACGTCGATCCCAGCGGCAAAGCCCGCATGGTGGATGTCTCAGGGAAGCCCGTCACCGCTCGCTCCGCGCGAGCCTCGGGTTGCATCCGCATGAAGAGGGAAACCCTCGATGCCATCCGCGGGAACTCCCTGGCAAAGGGGGACGTGCTCGGCGTGGCCCGAATCGCCGGCATCATGGCAGCCAAGAAAACGGCGGATCTGGTTCCCCTCTGCCACCAGCTCCCCCTCAGCGCGGTCACGCTGGACTTCGAACTGGATCAGTCCTTGCCCGGAGTGCGCGTGGTGGCCAGCGCTTCGACCGAGGCCCAGACTGGGGTCGAGATGGAGGCAATTGTTGCCGTAAGTGTGAGCTTGGTCACACTTTACGACATGGCCAAAGGGGTGGATAAGGGTATGGAGATCGGAGAGATTTCCCTGATCGAAAAACGGGGGGGCAAGAGCGGGGACTGGGTCCGTACGGGGTAG
- a CDS encoding amidase — translation MSRSPDFRLALPLLLLALTRSAEAQAFRVEEATIAQIHTAMRRGALSCRQLVQAYLQRIAAFDKRGPAINASVVVNDAALATADSLDRRRLRQGLVGPLHCIPVIVKDNFETADLPTSAGSLALANWQPSHDATMVQRLRAAGAIVLAKSNMAEWAFSPVETVSSALPGYTRNPYALDRVTAGSSGGTAAAVASSFGAVGLGTDTGNSIRGPSAHQALVGMRSTMGLTSRAGVVPLFLSQDIAGPMTRTVADNVAVFQVVVGADSLDPVTATSRERPIPRYADSLTNSGLRGARLGVLRAAYESPTLDSEVVRVFARAVADLRTRGATVIDTVIIPGLDSIRRLQAGACSPFKHDVEQFLASVPGTPPPVRTLDEVLRSGRFHPSVQRRLEQARDVSEAPEASAGCRAREAYRAALRTAVARAMDAGDFDALIYPTWSNPPRLIGDLNTPAGDNSQVFSPATGFPAITVPMGYTRRVLPAGLQMLGRPWSEGTLYRLAFAYEQATRHRRPPRLVGEAP, via the coding sequence ATGTCCCGCTCCCCTGACTTCCGTCTCGCGCTACCGCTGCTGCTCCTGGCGCTGACCCGTTCGGCAGAGGCACAGGCCTTTCGCGTGGAAGAGGCCACCATCGCGCAGATCCACACCGCGATGCGACGAGGAGCGTTGAGCTGTCGTCAGCTGGTTCAGGCGTACCTGCAGCGAATCGCCGCCTTCGACAAGCGGGGCCCCGCGATCAACGCAAGCGTGGTGGTGAACGATGCAGCGCTCGCCACGGCCGACTCCCTCGATCGTCGTCGGCTCCGCCAGGGGTTGGTTGGGCCGCTGCACTGCATCCCGGTGATCGTGAAGGACAACTTCGAGACCGCGGACCTGCCGACCAGCGCAGGCTCCCTCGCACTCGCCAATTGGCAACCGTCGCACGATGCGACGATGGTGCAGCGACTGCGCGCCGCCGGAGCGATCGTCCTGGCCAAGTCGAACATGGCCGAGTGGGCGTTTTCGCCCGTGGAGACCGTGAGCTCCGCGCTACCGGGCTACACGCGGAATCCCTACGCGCTCGATCGCGTGACCGCCGGGTCCAGCGGCGGGACCGCGGCTGCGGTGGCCAGCAGCTTTGGCGCGGTCGGCCTCGGCACAGACACGGGTAACTCGATCCGCGGACCCTCGGCGCACCAGGCGCTCGTGGGAATGCGCTCGACCATGGGGCTCACGAGCCGCGCCGGCGTGGTGCCGCTCTTCCTCTCGCAGGACATCGCCGGCCCGATGACGCGGACCGTGGCCGACAACGTCGCGGTGTTCCAGGTGGTCGTTGGCGCAGACTCCCTGGACCCGGTCACGGCGACGAGCCGCGAGCGCCCGATTCCCCGGTATGCGGACTCGCTCACAAACTCCGGACTGCGAGGCGCGCGACTCGGCGTGCTCCGCGCAGCGTACGAGTCGCCGACGCTCGACAGCGAAGTCGTGCGCGTGTTTGCACGCGCCGTCGCCGACCTCCGGACCCGGGGCGCCACGGTGATCGACACCGTCATCATTCCGGGCCTCGACTCGATCCGTCGGCTGCAGGCCGGCGCGTGTTCGCCCTTCAAGCACGACGTCGAGCAGTTCCTCGCGAGCGTCCCGGGAACACCGCCACCCGTGCGAACCCTCGACGAGGTGCTTCGCTCCGGCCGCTTTCATCCCTCCGTTCAACGCCGGCTCGAACAGGCGCGCGACGTGAGCGAAGCTCCTGAGGCCAGCGCCGGGTGTCGCGCCCGTGAGGCGTACCGGGCCGCGCTGCGAACGGCAGTCGCACGCGCCATGGATGCGGGTGACTTTGACGCGCTGATCTACCCGACCTGGAGCAACCCGCCACGGCTCATCGGCGACCTCAACACACCCGCCGGCGACAACTCACAGGTCTTTTCTCCGGCGACCGGGTTTCCGGCGATCACCGTTCCCATGGGCTACACCCGACGCGTACTCCCGGCGGGGCTGCAGATGCTCGGTCGCCCGTGGAGCGAGGGGACGCTGTATCGCCTCGCATTCGCCTACGAACAGGCAACCAGGCACCGACGTCCACCACGACTCGTCGGTGAGGCGCCATAG
- a CDS encoding transglycosylase SLT domain-containing protein: MGPVGGAPPEVIAAAPVPALPALPRTDSLDAAIDAALREMGQALGLAAVPASTAGPVTVDSANGETEVTWDIDVTSYATHERVANYVALFTGPAKERIQTRLQRGKQYERMIREKFRAQGIPEDMYYLGLVESGYDPHAYSRAAAVGMWQFMSSTARGVGLRVDWWVDERRDPVKSTDAAARFLNILHNQFGSYYLAAAAYNGGPGRVSRGLARFQDELEDAEGDDRFFALAEQSYLRSETRNYVPQLIAAALIGKEPSRYGLVVSDSVEPFLYDSVRVGELVSLGAVARAVSIDPAQVRDLNPHLLRGATPPRADAWVRVPSGRAVGFDSAFLAIPDSERVGIKRVRAKKGQQTLKSIAAAHGLDTRRLAWYNPGVSTTKKLPVGKELLVPSGDVLLAARDVPDPDIERYGTSGRSGGRVVHVVRRGESLGLIARRYRTSVASLQRVNGLKKTIVYPGQSIIVRGGSSARSRSAAARKPAARTAPARKPATSANKAP, from the coding sequence ATGGGCCCCGTGGGGGGTGCACCTCCCGAGGTCATCGCGGCGGCTCCGGTGCCCGCCCTTCCGGCGCTTCCGCGGACGGATTCTCTCGATGCAGCCATCGACGCGGCGCTGCGCGAGATGGGACAGGCCCTCGGCCTCGCCGCAGTTCCAGCGTCTACGGCGGGCCCCGTGACCGTCGACTCGGCGAACGGCGAAACCGAGGTTACGTGGGATATCGACGTGACCTCGTACGCAACCCATGAGCGGGTCGCGAACTACGTCGCGCTGTTCACGGGCCCCGCAAAGGAGCGCATCCAGACCCGCCTGCAGCGGGGCAAGCAGTACGAGCGGATGATCCGGGAGAAGTTCCGCGCGCAGGGCATTCCCGAGGACATGTACTACCTCGGCCTCGTGGAGAGCGGTTACGACCCGCACGCGTACTCGCGCGCTGCGGCGGTTGGCATGTGGCAGTTCATGAGTTCAACGGCGAGGGGCGTTGGGCTCCGTGTGGATTGGTGGGTCGACGAGCGACGCGACCCGGTCAAGTCCACCGATGCGGCCGCGCGGTTCCTCAACATCCTGCACAACCAGTTCGGCTCCTACTATCTCGCCGCAGCGGCCTATAACGGCGGCCCCGGGCGTGTCTCGCGCGGCCTCGCGCGTTTTCAGGACGAACTCGAGGACGCGGAGGGCGACGATCGATTCTTTGCGCTCGCCGAGCAGTCGTACCTGCGCTCGGAGACCCGGAACTATGTCCCACAGCTCATTGCGGCCGCCCTGATCGGGAAGGAGCCATCGCGGTACGGCCTCGTGGTATCCGATTCAGTCGAGCCGTTCTTGTATGACAGTGTTCGCGTGGGCGAGTTGGTGTCGCTGGGCGCGGTGGCCCGCGCGGTCTCGATTGACCCGGCCCAGGTGCGCGACCTCAATCCCCACCTGTTACGCGGGGCCACCCCGCCACGGGCTGACGCCTGGGTCCGTGTCCCGAGCGGTCGCGCCGTGGGCTTCGACAGTGCGTTTCTCGCGATCCCCGATTCCGAGCGCGTCGGGATCAAGCGAGTGAGAGCGAAAAAGGGGCAGCAGACGCTCAAGAGCATTGCCGCGGCGCATGGCCTCGATACCCGGCGGCTGGCGTGGTACAACCCCGGCGTCTCGACCACCAAAAAGCTCCCGGTGGGGAAGGAATTGCTGGTTCCGTCGGGCGACGTGCTGCTCGCTGCGCGCGACGTTCCCGATCCGGACATCGAGCGATACGGAACGTCGGGGCGCAGCGGCGGTCGCGTCGTACACGTCGTTCGTCGCGGTGAGTCGCTCGGCCTGATCGCCCGCCGCTACCGCACGTCCGTGGCCTCATTGCAGCGCGTCAACGGGCTCAAGAAGACGATCGTGTACCCCGGACAGTCGATCATCGTGCGGGGTGGCAGCTCGGCGCGATCCCGTTCCGCGGCGGCACGGAAGCCCGCCGCTCGCACGGCGCCCGCGCGAAAGCCGGCAACCTCCGCCAACAAGGCACCCTAG